In Acidobacteriota bacterium, one genomic interval encodes:
- a CDS encoding DUF885 family protein, producing the protein MKTSIERYVADRGSLFRVYPVESPARQARFKQFYSEWLAAIGKMNFDAMSQDGKVDYLLFRTHLEHELQQLEIQGKALAEIATFVPFAQTITDLAEARRRMEKIEPFKIAAMLNDMNKQIEATRRTVEAGLRSDPGKFKRTVANRAANTLNGLRNTLRTWFGYYNGYDPMFTWWVDEPYKTVDQSLANYATFLSERISGQRGAATMAVNGGGQGGGRGQGAGQGGGGGLGQGGGGFGGGGQRPGFGGGGNAANARAGDSSDIIGDPIGRDALMVELQSEMIPYTPEELIAIGWKELAWCEEEMKKASRELGFGDDWHKALEFVKNKYVEPGKQPEMIKELALEATEYVEKNDLVTVPPLAKEDWAMEMMSPQQQLTSPFFLGGQNILVSYPTNTMAHEQKMMSMRGNNPHFSRATVHHELIPGHHLQGFMTQRYKTYRALFGTPFWTEGWSLYWELLLWDRGFPKTPEDKLGMLFWRAHRGARIVFSLSFHLEKMTPQQCIDLLVNRVGHEVDNATAEVRRSFAGNYGPLYQAAYLLGGLQIYSLHKDLVDSGKMTNRAFHDTILKENRIPIEMVRALLTKQKLTRDYKTNWKFYGPVTPGN; encoded by the coding sequence ATGAAAACTTCGATTGAACGGTACGTGGCTGACCGAGGTAGTTTGTTTCGCGTCTACCCGGTCGAATCTCCAGCGCGACAAGCTCGCTTCAAACAGTTTTACTCCGAGTGGCTGGCGGCAATCGGCAAAATGAATTTCGACGCCATGAGCCAGGATGGCAAAGTGGATTATTTGCTGTTTCGCACGCACCTCGAACACGAATTGCAACAACTGGAGATTCAAGGCAAAGCGCTCGCGGAAATCGCGACGTTCGTTCCTTTCGCGCAAACGATCACTGATTTGGCCGAAGCGCGCCGGCGCATGGAAAAGATCGAACCGTTCAAAATTGCCGCAATGCTCAACGACATGAACAAACAGATTGAAGCGACGCGCCGAACGGTTGAAGCCGGGTTGCGTTCCGATCCCGGAAAGTTCAAACGCACGGTCGCCAATCGCGCGGCAAACACGCTCAACGGATTGCGAAATACGCTGCGCACCTGGTTTGGGTATTACAACGGCTACGACCCGATGTTCACCTGGTGGGTGGATGAGCCGTACAAAACCGTGGATCAATCGCTGGCCAATTACGCGACGTTTTTGAGCGAGCGCATTTCCGGCCAACGTGGAGCCGCGACGATGGCCGTAAATGGCGGCGGTCAAGGCGGCGGTCGCGGACAAGGCGCAGGTCAAGGTGGAGGAGGCGGTTTGGGGCAAGGCGGTGGTGGATTCGGTGGAGGCGGTCAGCGTCCGGGCTTTGGCGGTGGAGGCAATGCGGCCAACGCGCGCGCCGGAGATTCCAGCGATATCATCGGCGACCCGATTGGTCGCGATGCGCTGATGGTCGAACTCCAATCGGAAATGATTCCCTACACACCGGAAGAATTGATTGCCATCGGCTGGAAAGAGCTCGCCTGGTGTGAAGAAGAAATGAAGAAAGCATCGCGCGAACTTGGCTTTGGCGACGATTGGCATAAAGCGCTGGAATTCGTCAAAAACAAATACGTCGAACCCGGCAAACAGCCCGAAATGATCAAGGAACTGGCGCTGGAAGCGACCGAATACGTTGAGAAAAACGATCTGGTCACCGTGCCGCCTTTGGCCAAGGAAGATTGGGCGATGGAAATGATGTCGCCGCAACAACAACTCACCAGCCCATTCTTTTTGGGCGGCCAGAACATTCTGGTTTCCTACCCGACGAACACGATGGCGCACGAACAGAAGATGATGAGCATGCGCGGCAACAATCCGCACTTTTCGCGCGCGACGGTGCATCATGAATTGATTCCCGGCCACCATCTGCAAGGCTTCATGACGCAGCGGTACAAAACCTATCGCGCGTTGTTCGGCACGCCGTTCTGGACGGAAGGTTGGTCGCTGTATTGGGAATTGCTGCTGTGGGATCGCGGGTTCCCGAAAACGCCTGAAGACAAGCTGGGAATGCTTTTCTGGCGCGCGCACCGTGGCGCGCGGATCGTATTTTCGCTCAGTTTCCACCTGGAAAAGATGACGCCGCAACAGTGCATTGATTTGCTGGTCAATCGCGTCGGCCACGAAGTGGACAATGCCACGGCGGAAGTGCGCCGCTCGTTTGCCGGAAATTACGGGCCGCTGTATCAGGCAGCATACTTGCTCGGCGGGTTGCAGATTTACTCGCTGCACAAGGATTTGGTGGATTCGGGCAAAATGACCAACCGTGCATTTCACGACACGATCCTGAAAGAAAACCGCATCCCGATTGAAATGGTTCGGGCGCTGTTGACCAAACAAAAACTGACGCGCGATTACAAAACCAACTGGAAATTTTACGGGCCGGTGACACCAGGCAATTGA
- a CDS encoding GMC family oxidoreductase produces the protein MQTKQASGKKVYDAIVIGSGASGGMAAKELTERGFEVLLLEAGPPIDPKRDFAMNKFGYESMYRGFGPPGWKQNEQWQQDTAGEFSRHFYIKDTEHPFTTDPGKPFLWVRARILGGKTLHWGRLSWRLSDLDFKAASHDGFDVDWPISYKEIEPYYDKAEEWVGVSGNRDGLWYLPDGKYLPPMALTCGDQMLKSATEKLGWKLVQPRVAMLTAVKPQHRKYGRAQCHYCGSCGHGCSVGAMFNSISSTLPAANETGRLTLRTNSVVRHITIDTNTGKAKGVAVVDRLTHQELEFSGKVIIVAGSTLESTRLLLNSKSRQHPNGLGNSSGVLGHYLVDHFGGTGASGVFPKLAGRDPVNEDGKSSGVFIPRFRNLDAKTKHAKFLRGYGFEGGSSIGSFPGIARRLEGFGSDFKKQTRRWYTAPVGLTTRAAMLSRFENFVEIDPGGVVDAWGIPVLRVHIQHSDNEREMGRDASASAAEILEKAGAEQITLSENLTVPGRIIHELGTARMGDDAKKSVLNKFNQVWDAKNVFVTDGAAFVNSANQNPTLTILALTIRACEYLSEEMKRGKI, from the coding sequence GTGCAGACCAAGCAGGCATCTGGGAAAAAGGTGTATGACGCAATTGTCATCGGTTCGGGAGCTTCGGGCGGAATGGCCGCCAAGGAATTGACAGAGCGCGGTTTTGAAGTGTTGCTGCTCGAAGCCGGACCGCCGATTGATCCCAAGCGCGATTTTGCGATGAACAAGTTTGGTTACGAATCCATGTATCGCGGATTTGGGCCTCCGGGGTGGAAGCAAAACGAGCAATGGCAACAGGACACTGCCGGTGAATTCAGCCGTCACTTTTACATCAAAGACACAGAGCATCCATTCACGACCGATCCGGGAAAACCGTTTCTATGGGTTCGCGCACGAATTCTGGGAGGGAAAACGCTGCATTGGGGGCGTTTGTCCTGGCGGTTATCCGATCTTGATTTCAAAGCCGCCAGCCACGATGGTTTCGATGTGGATTGGCCGATCAGCTACAAGGAAATCGAACCTTACTATGACAAAGCTGAAGAGTGGGTTGGAGTCAGCGGCAATAGGGATGGGTTGTGGTATTTGCCGGATGGAAAATACCTGCCGCCGATGGCGCTGACCTGCGGCGATCAAATGTTGAAATCCGCGACGGAAAAACTGGGCTGGAAACTGGTGCAGCCTCGCGTAGCGATGCTGACCGCCGTCAAACCGCAGCACAGAAAATACGGACGCGCGCAATGTCATTACTGCGGCAGTTGCGGTCATGGGTGTTCAGTCGGCGCAATGTTCAATTCGATTTCTTCGACCTTGCCAGCGGCGAATGAAACCGGAAGACTGACATTGCGGACGAATTCCGTTGTTCGGCACATCACGATTGACACCAACACCGGCAAGGCCAAGGGCGTCGCGGTCGTAGATCGGTTGACGCATCAGGAACTTGAATTTTCAGGCAAAGTCATCATCGTTGCCGGTTCAACCTTGGAATCCACGCGTTTATTGCTCAACTCAAAATCGCGCCAGCACCCCAATGGCTTGGGGAATTCTTCCGGCGTGCTGGGACATTACTTGGTTGACCATTTCGGTGGAACCGGCGCCAGCGGCGTATTTCCCAAGTTGGCCGGTCGCGATCCGGTCAACGAAGACGGGAAATCATCGGGCGTGTTCATTCCGCGATTCCGTAATTTGGATGCGAAGACGAAACACGCTAAGTTCTTGCGCGGCTATGGGTTTGAGGGCGGCTCTTCGATTGGATCATTTCCCGGAATTGCCCGTCGGTTGGAAGGATTCGGCAGCGATTTCAAAAAACAGACGCGACGTTGGTACACGGCTCCGGTTGGATTAACGACCCGAGCGGCGATGCTGTCGCGGTTTGAAAATTTCGTCGAAATTGATCCGGGCGGAGTCGTGGACGCCTGGGGAATTCCTGTTTTGCGGGTGCACATTCAGCATTCGGACAACGAGCGTGAAATGGGGCGTGATGCGTCTGCGAGCGCCGCCGAAATTCTGGAAAAGGCCGGTGCCGAGCAAATTACGCTCAGCGAAAACCTGACCGTGCCCGGTCGAATCATTCACGAACTCGGCACGGCGCGAATGGGCGATGACGCGAAAAAATCCGTGCTCAATAAATTCAATCAGGTTTGGGACGCGAAAAATGTCTTCGTCACCGACGGAGCGGCGTTCGTCAATTCGGCCAACCAGAATCCGACGTTGACAATTCTGGCGCTGACGATTCGCGCTTGCGAATACCTGAGCGAAGAAATGAAGCGAGGCAAGATCTGA
- a CDS encoding TonB family protein: MPISAPQARETEPIAPPVITRKEIEAVNLNETVSPQVRKPEPVRPVQPPTPPQPPKEVPKPIAAQSVTTPKPTSAPQKSAAANSASPVGGANAFSLSIPQQPGLIESLLANLKNIGQILSKGDYKAGVGSNFLLPEESFTTRIGREVGSAVTDFRQNPKQFVVDLARGEGSNQQRRNSLLAGSELALAGYTTIFFLVLLLFTLGKSNGLLVNLALIGGALYLVAFFTARSIFLRQLIGRINNKLAGAKIGFEFLNWVPIIILFVFVGLARNYNLYCLFFPKKCVPIEETPEQVIEDVAMVDANKLDLKLKESAKAKEKLLGGSKSQPKQASGGGGGGRNEPTPPSQGRPPQMALTPQIIMPSPEPPKIKDPSLVVPVTLYGDPKMMPPMKGPIGDPEGVPAPPSSGPGSGAGIGRGSGTGVGSGGGGGLGPGNGGNAGGGNMALGGGRSVEPMSASLRPTIIYRERAKYTEEARANKIQGTVVLSVVYTFDGRISDIRVVRGLPDGLTESAIEAAKKIRFQPAVKAGQPVSVRGNIEFNFTLY; this comes from the coding sequence GTGCCAATTTCGGCGCCGCAAGCCAGAGAAACTGAGCCAATTGCGCCACCGGTCATCACGCGAAAAGAAATTGAAGCGGTAAATTTGAATGAAACGGTGTCACCGCAGGTTCGCAAGCCGGAGCCGGTTCGTCCGGTACAACCGCCAACTCCGCCGCAACCGCCAAAAGAAGTGCCGAAACCTATAGCGGCACAATCGGTTACAACCCCAAAACCAACTTCCGCTCCGCAAAAATCTGCAGCCGCGAATAGTGCTTCGCCCGTTGGAGGAGCCAATGCGTTCAGTCTTTCAATCCCACAACAACCAGGATTGATCGAGAGTCTTTTAGCGAACCTGAAAAACATCGGGCAAATTCTGAGCAAAGGCGATTACAAGGCTGGCGTCGGTTCCAACTTCCTGTTGCCTGAAGAATCCTTCACTACACGCATTGGGCGCGAAGTCGGCAGTGCAGTGACGGATTTTCGCCAGAATCCAAAACAATTTGTGGTGGATCTGGCTCGCGGCGAAGGTTCTAACCAACAACGCCGGAATTCATTGCTTGCCGGTTCGGAATTGGCGTTGGCCGGATACACGACGATTTTCTTTTTGGTCTTGCTGCTTTTTACGCTTGGAAAATCAAATGGCTTATTGGTGAACCTGGCCTTAATTGGTGGGGCCTTGTACCTGGTGGCATTCTTTACTGCCAGAAGTATTTTTCTGCGTCAGTTGATTGGGCGTATCAATAACAAACTCGCCGGAGCCAAAATCGGGTTTGAGTTTTTGAACTGGGTTCCGATCATTATTCTGTTCGTGTTTGTGGGCTTGGCGCGCAACTACAATCTGTATTGCCTATTCTTCCCGAAGAAATGTGTTCCGATAGAAGAAACGCCCGAACAGGTGATTGAAGACGTGGCAATGGTGGATGCCAACAAGCTTGATTTGAAGCTGAAGGAATCGGCTAAAGCGAAAGAAAAACTGTTGGGTGGCAGCAAATCTCAACCGAAGCAGGCATCTGGCGGCGGCGGCGGCGGACGCAACGAACCGACTCCACCCAGCCAGGGGAGACCGCCTCAAATGGCTCTGACGCCGCAAATTATTATGCCCAGTCCTGAGCCACCCAAGATCAAAGATCCCTCCCTAGTGGTTCCCGTGACTTTATATGGCGATCCCAAGATGATGCCTCCGATGAAGGGGCCCATTGGTGATCCTGAAGGAGTTCCTGCTCCACCTTCGAGCGGTCCAGGTTCCGGCGCCGGAATTGGTCGCGGGAGTGGAACCGGTGTTGGTAGCGGCGGTGGCGGTGGTTTAGGCCCTGGCAATGGAGGAAACGCTGGTGGCGGCAATATGGCGCTGGGCGGTGGCAGAAGCGTTGAGCCAATGTCCGCAAGCTTGCGTCCGACAATCATTTATCGCGAGCGCGCTAAATATACCGAAGAAGCCCGCGCAAATAAGATTCAGGGAACGGTGGTCTTGAGCGTGGTGTATACCTTTGATGGTCGTATCTCGGACATACGCGTCGTACGTGGATTGCCCGATGGATTGACCGAAAGCGCAATTGAAGCGGCGAAGAAAATTCGCTTCCAACCCGCTGTGAAAGCAGGTCAACCTGTCAGCGTGCGCGGAAATATTGAATTTAACTTCACGCTTTACTAA
- a CDS encoding ferritin-like domain-containing protein, protein MNLIKNLTQIRQNARRKIENGAITPDYKINPEEAVSVLNEALATELVCVLRYRFHYFMATGIHSASVAKEFLEHATEEQEHADRIAQRIKQLGGKPEMNPAVISKNSHSEYVEGATLTEMLKEDLIAERIAIESYREMINYFGDKDPTSRRLMEEILAVEEEHADELADLLFAVNPEGERKAVAAS, encoded by the coding sequence ATGAACCTTATCAAGAATCTGACGCAGATTCGTCAAAATGCGCGGCGAAAAATTGAAAATGGCGCAATTACGCCAGATTACAAAATCAACCCGGAAGAGGCCGTCAGTGTTTTGAACGAAGCATTGGCAACGGAACTGGTTTGCGTTTTGCGCTACCGGTTTCATTACTTTATGGCGACGGGAATTCATTCCGCCTCGGTGGCAAAGGAGTTTCTGGAACACGCAACCGAGGAACAGGAGCATGCTGATCGCATTGCTCAACGCATCAAACAGCTTGGCGGTAAACCGGAAATGAATCCGGCGGTAATTTCCAAAAATAGTCACAGTGAATATGTCGAAGGCGCCACATTAACCGAAATGCTCAAAGAAGACTTGATTGCCGAACGGATCGCCATCGAATCGTACCGGGAAATGATCAACTACTTTGGGGACAAGGATCCGACTTCTCGCCGATTGATGGAAGAAATTCTGGCGGTGGAAGAAGAGCATGCGGATGAGTTGGCGGATTTGCTTTTTGCCGTGAATCCGGAAGGTGAGAGGAAAGCAGTTGCGGCTTCCTAA
- a CDS encoding OmpA family protein gives MKFKRILRIPTAALLMTLWVSMQGLAQQQSVNDLIKSVDAPVTDGNSALAISYPEGPTISVRFRGTNRLPTAQGEAKVERKRGMTEIEINLDEMKPASFFGGDYATYVLWTVSPEGHVNNVGEFILRGDHSKLHVSTPQQTFAMFVTAEPHFMTSSPSRFVVLETTQPKNNLTGQMLSVSTIKYRGFQGIYNHSQETLVADHEVDWEVRSDVRQAMVSVKLAERAGAKEYASAELAKARESLDKTMEASEANIDPKQLMVLGHETVRLAVQAQKLAEERSFQAALDRERQTRADEISSLRTSIGKAESEADRAKYLAQQKALEAEMERAARQNAIALANEAAKKAAEEARLRQEAESKANELSKEKFAAELKAGAAQQEAERAKQERDQARARLQSALGAIVETRETARGLIVSLPDILFDVDKATLKPQAREVLSKICGILQVAGDYNLTMEGHTDSTGSDEYNQQLSEHRARSVYDYLSGCGLSASHLSSIGFGETQPIASNDTAEGRQKNRRVEIVIQDRNDVTTQQSKR, from the coding sequence ATGAAGTTCAAACGCATTTTGCGAATACCAACTGCCGCTTTGTTGATGACATTGTGGGTGTCAATGCAAGGTTTGGCGCAACAACAATCTGTCAACGACCTGATTAAATCTGTGGACGCTCCGGTGACGGATGGCAATTCGGCGCTGGCGATTAGCTATCCGGAAGGGCCGACAATCAGCGTAAGGTTCAGAGGAACAAACCGACTGCCGACTGCGCAGGGGGAAGCCAAAGTCGAACGCAAACGAGGGATGACGGAAATCGAAATCAATTTGGATGAGATGAAGCCCGCTTCGTTTTTTGGCGGCGATTATGCAACGTATGTCTTGTGGACTGTTTCACCCGAAGGCCATGTGAACAACGTTGGTGAGTTTATCCTGCGCGGAGACCATAGCAAGCTGCATGTTTCCACTCCGCAACAGACTTTTGCGATGTTCGTGACGGCGGAACCACACTTTATGACCAGTTCGCCCAGCCGGTTCGTCGTATTGGAAACAACACAGCCGAAAAATAATCTCACCGGCCAAATGCTGAGCGTTTCAACCATCAAATATCGAGGATTCCAAGGCATCTACAATCACAGCCAGGAAACACTGGTTGCCGATCACGAAGTGGACTGGGAAGTTCGTTCGGATGTTCGCCAGGCGATGGTTTCTGTAAAGTTGGCTGAACGTGCCGGCGCAAAGGAATACGCTTCAGCGGAACTGGCAAAGGCGCGGGAATCCCTGGACAAAACGATGGAAGCCAGTGAAGCCAACATTGATCCGAAACAGTTGATGGTGTTGGGACATGAGACCGTACGGTTGGCGGTGCAGGCGCAGAAACTTGCCGAAGAGCGATCATTCCAGGCGGCGCTCGATCGTGAGCGGCAAACCCGCGCGGATGAAATTTCTTCGCTGAGGACTTCCATTGGCAAGGCGGAATCCGAAGCAGATCGCGCGAAATACCTGGCCCAGCAAAAGGCGCTGGAAGCGGAAATGGAACGCGCGGCTCGTCAGAACGCAATCGCTTTGGCCAACGAAGCCGCAAAAAAAGCCGCCGAAGAAGCCCGGTTGCGCCAGGAAGCGGAATCAAAAGCCAATGAACTGTCGAAAGAGAAATTTGCCGCGGAATTGAAAGCGGGCGCTGCTCAACAGGAAGCCGAACGCGCCAAACAGGAACGCGATCAGGCACGCGCCCGGTTGCAATCCGCGTTAGGCGCGATTGTCGAAACACGTGAAACCGCGCGTGGGTTGATCGTCAGTTTGCCGGATATTTTGTTCGACGTGGACAAAGCGACGCTGAAACCGCAGGCGCGCGAGGTGTTGAGTAAAATCTGCGGCATTTTGCAGGTTGCCGGTGATTACAATCTGACGATGGAAGGTCATACGGACAGCACAGGTTCGGACGAATACAACCAGCAACTTTCAGAGCATCGCGCACGAAGTGTTTATGATTATCTGTCCGGTTGTGGGTTGAGCGCGTCGCATTTGTCGAGCATTGGTTTTGGCGAAACCCAGCCAATCGCGTCGAACGACACTGCCGAAGGTCGTCAGAAAAATCGCCGCGTCGAGATCGTCATTCAGGATCGCAACGACGTGACCACACAGCAAAGTAAACGATAA
- a CDS encoding MFS transporter, which yields MAVITYLDRLCISAAMPSITADFNLSLTQKGMVFSAFTLAYAAFEIPGGWLGDRYGARLALTRVVMWWSAFTALTGAAIGYRSLLVIRFLFGAGEAGAFPNIAKAVSRWFPTSEQGRALSASFVGLSVGSAMTAPIVLTLLDHQSWRWTFVEFGVIGSLWCLVWNRWFRDLPENHPSVNQAELKLIRSDSAQTAMDHSHSIPWMTLLKSKNLIFIGLMYFAYAYGLYFYITWLPTYLLEARGFSVNSTKLFASLPWIVSALANGAGGWLTDRIARTGSLKWARCGVGAIGYSGSAVVLIAVAQVKNNLAAALLLALAFGLQTMTVSAAWSVCLDVGRRYAGVVTGFMNFVGNLGGTVAPLVFGYVVKHFGSWSLPFYIMAGVFILGVPMWLLIDPHRLVMKEET from the coding sequence TTGGCCGTCATTACCTACCTCGACCGGTTGTGCATTTCGGCGGCAATGCCCAGCATCACTGCCGACTTCAATCTTTCCCTGACCCAAAAAGGAATGGTCTTCAGTGCATTCACGCTGGCGTATGCCGCGTTCGAGATTCCCGGTGGTTGGTTGGGAGATCGCTATGGCGCACGGTTGGCGCTGACACGCGTTGTGATGTGGTGGTCGGCATTTACAGCTTTGACCGGAGCCGCCATCGGTTATCGCTCGCTGCTGGTCATCCGGTTTCTGTTTGGCGCGGGCGAAGCAGGCGCGTTTCCGAACATTGCCAAAGCAGTTTCGCGCTGGTTCCCGACTTCAGAACAGGGGCGCGCTTTAAGCGCTTCCTTCGTGGGGCTTTCGGTCGGTTCGGCGATGACAGCGCCGATTGTTTTGACTTTGTTGGATCATCAAAGCTGGCGTTGGACCTTTGTCGAATTTGGTGTGATCGGTTCGCTATGGTGCCTGGTGTGGAATCGCTGGTTTCGCGATTTGCCGGAAAATCATCCTTCGGTGAATCAGGCCGAACTGAAATTGATTCGATCCGACTCTGCCCAAACTGCAATGGATCATTCGCATTCCATTCCCTGGATGACCTTGCTGAAAAGCAAAAACTTGATTTTCATCGGGTTGATGTATTTCGCTTACGCATACGGATTGTATTTTTACATCACCTGGTTGCCGACGTATTTGCTGGAAGCGCGCGGATTTTCAGTCAACTCAACCAAATTGTTTGCTTCGCTGCCGTGGATTGTTAGTGCGTTGGCCAACGGGGCAGGCGGATGGCTAACGGATCGCATCGCGCGCACAGGAAGTTTGAAGTGGGCGCGTTGCGGGGTGGGAGCAATCGGCTACAGCGGCAGCGCCGTCGTTTTGATCGCCGTAGCGCAAGTCAAAAATAATCTCGCGGCGGCGCTGTTACTGGCGCTGGCTTTCGGACTGCAAACCATGACGGTCAGCGCCGCGTGGTCAGTGTGTTTGGACGTTGGGCGGCGCTACGCCGGAGTAGTCACAGGCTTTATGAATTTCGTCGGTAATCTGGGCGGCACGGTTGCGCCGCTGGTGTTTGGTTATGTCGTGAAGCATTTCGGTTCGTGGTCGCTGCCGTTTTACATCATGGCCGGAGTCTTCATTCTGGGAGTGCCGATGTGGTTGCTGATTGATCCCCATCGGCTGGTGATGAAAGAAGAGACTTAG